One window from the genome of Acanthochromis polyacanthus isolate Apoly-LR-REF ecotype Palm Island chromosome 21, KAUST_Apoly_ChrSc, whole genome shotgun sequence encodes:
- the cldnk gene encoding claudin k, whose amino-acid sequence MATTGMQLLGLIMSIVGWVGGLVVCAIPLWRVTAFIGNNIVTAQIIWEGLWMNCIVQSTGQIQCKVYDSLLALPSDMQAARGLTVFSILLCGLALALGVLGVKCTKCIGVNSVKARIARISGALFAIAGFLYLVPVCWTAHSIIRDFYDPHVAAPHKRELGPALYIGWGAAALLLIGGSLLYAGSSPPGIPGSPTFSSGESSPRRAPATQVKGYV is encoded by the coding sequence ATGGCAACCACAGGCATGCAGTTGCTGGGCCTGATCATGTCCATTGTGGGCTGGGTAGGTGGGTTAGTAGTCTGCGCCATCCCCCTGTGGCGAGTCACTGCCTTCATCGGTAACAACATAGTGACGGCTCAGATCATTTGGGAAGGCCTTTGGATGAATTGCATAGTGCAGAGCACAGGTCAGATCCAGTGTAAGGTGTATGATAGCTTGCTGGCTCTGCCCAGTGACATGCAGGCTGCCCGCGGCCTCACAGTGTTCTCCATTCTCCTCTGTGGTCTGGCTCTGGCTCTGGGGGTCTTAGGAGTCAAGTGCACTAAATGCATCGGTGTAAACAGTGTCAAGGCCCGCATCGCTCGCATTTCTGGCGCCCTTTTTGCCATTGCAGGGTTCCTTTACCTTGTGCCCGTCTGCTGGACTGCCCACTCCATCATCAGGGATTTTTACGATCCACATGTGGCAGCTCCTCACAAGCGTGAGCTTGGCCCTGCCCTTTACATCGGCTGGGGCGCAGCAGCCCTGCTCCTCATTGGGGGATCTCTGCTCTATGCGGGGTCAAGTCCCCCTGGCATCCCAGGTTCTCCCACCTTCAGCAGTGGAGAAAGTAGTCCTCGCAGGGCACCTGCCACACAAGTCAAAGGTTACGTCTAA
- the LOC110965877 gene encoding GTPase IMAP family member 4 isoform X2: MEKRKKASSTELRLMVVGSSGPSQFLLTNAILGRQEFPKDVTSISGSMKSTGELAGRRVVVINAPNIYDKDISQAKRKMELRRSKCLCIPGPHAFLVAFDMEDISLNDFNTARLMKERFGRQCLRHSMVLLAYEGNLEGAALEDRVRKRDWYLRELIEKYSGRFHIFMKNWRDRSQERELLQKIEWMVASLAGACFSSTTFQKAEDSVMKEEKRLRKQKAAEIEKAWDEMEKQYVEEDLFFQKDAYTANISAEIRAKAEIDNSWVRTSLARGLGTGFVVGAVLGALVGSIEGPGGMVLYGFIGGAVGGSGGGTAQVAIDHIENRVAPPARLNFNSIFINRFFAAPRT; encoded by the coding sequence CATCTTCTACAGAACTGAGGCTCATGGTGGTCGGTAGCAGCGGACCCTCGCAGTTCCTACTAACCAATGCCATACTTGGAAGACAGGAGTTTCCCAAAGATGTCACCAGCATTTCTGGCAGCATGAAGAGCACTGGAGAGCTGGCTGGTAGACGAGTGGTGGTGATCAATGCACCAAACATCTATGACAAGGATATATCTCAGGCCAAGAGGAAGATGGAGCTGAGAAGGTCTAAGTGCTTGTGCATTCCTGGTCCACATGCCTTTCTGGTTGCTTTTGATATGGAGGATATCTCCCTGAACGACTTTAACACCGCTCGACTGATGAAGGAACGCTTTGGGAGGCAGTGCCTTCGACACTCCATGGTTCTACTGGCCTATGAAGGTAATCTGGAGGGAGCTGCCCTTGAAGACAGAGTGCGGAAGAGAGACTGGTATCTGAGAGAACTCATCGAGAAGTACAGCGGGCGCTTTCACATCTTCATGAAGAACTGGAGAGACCGAAGCCAGGAGAGAGAGCTGCTGCAGAAGATAGAGTGGATGGTTGCCTCTTTAGCGGGGGCCTGCTTCTCCAGCACCACTTTCCAGAAGGCAGAGGACAGCGTGATGAAGGAGGAAAAGCGGCTCAGGAAGCAGAAGGCAGCAGAGATAGAGAAGGCATGGGATGAGATGGAAAAGCAATACGTGGAGGAGGATCTGTTTTTCCAGAAGGATGCCTATACTGCCAATATCAGCGCAGAGATCCGAGCCAAGGCAGAGATCGACAACAGTTGGGTCAGAACTTCCCTGGCAAGAGGACTGGGGACTGGTTTCGTTGTGGGGGCGGTTCTGGGTGCACTGGTTGGGTCTATAGAAGGACCGGGAGGGATGGTTCTTTATGGTTTTATTGGGGGTGCAGTGGGTGGATCAGGAGGGGGAACCGCACAGGTGGCAATAGACCACATAGAGAATAGAGTGGCTCCACCTGCCAGACTCAACTTCAACTCCATCTTCATCAATCGCTTCTTTGCAGCTCCTCGGACATGA
- the btr02 gene encoding bloodthirsty-related gene family, member 2 isoform X1 has translation MTLNKKKQEEKGLFATLLISCHDRFQSMAATIGLLPEKHFLCSLCREIFINPVTIPCGHSFCLSCLSHYWTRHQSKYCPHCRRVFADKPDLSVNHILADVSENYRQIRPQKPPDEEMVIDVEQMIQERLQKIERLKYSLELQRSSYLREVRESQKVFSALVNAMEKSHKAVVAVIEDKQREEEKRVETLMKEIEQEIEELRKEMSGPDPLISVNGDQSDDTKQISTLSEMKDWSKVTIETDPCVGVTRKALSGVLEKIKADVNRLSKAELRRIEKYAVDVNFSAKTAHPFLSVSEDRKQVKHVDKLQEVPDHPKRFDRVANVLAKESFSSGRSYWEVEVGEKIEWHLGVARQSINRKGKFTVCPANGFWTLSLRTGSQFIANTSPVTSVVVDHRPKRVGVFLDYSEGRVSFYCAESGVHIHTFTDTFTDRLHPFFSPGRLHGGKNASPLTISSNFCSI, from the exons ATgactttgaacaaaaaaaaacaggaggaaaAAGGTTTGTTTGCTACTTTGCTGATATCATGTCATGATCGTTTCCAGAGCATGGCTGCTACCATCGGCCTCCTccctgagaagcactttttgtGCTCTCTGTGTCGAGAGATCTTCATCAACCCAGTGACCATACCATGCGGACACAGCTTCTGTTTGTCGTGCCTCAGCCACTACTGGACACGACACCAGTCCAAATACTGCCCTCACTGTAGGAGAGTGTTTGCTGACAAGCCTGACCTCAGTGTCAACCACATTCTGGCAGATGTCTCTGAGAACTATAGACAGATCCGACCGCAGAAACCACCAGATGAGGAAATG GTTATAGATGTTGAGCAAATGATTCAGGAAAGGCTACAGAAGATAGAAAGACTGAAATACTCTCTTGAGCTTCAGAGG AGTTCCTACCTCAGAGAGGTACGAGAGAGTCAGAAGGTCTTCTCTGCCCTCGTAAATGCTATGGAGAAGAGTCACAAAGCGGTTGTTGCTGTGATTGAGgacaaacagagagaggaggagaagagagtGGAAACACTGATGAAAGAGATCGAACAGGAGATCGAGGAGCTGAGGAAGGAAATGAGTGGACCTGATCCTCTGATTTCTGTAAACGGCGATCAAAGTGACGACACAAAGCAGATATCCACG CTCTCTGAGATGAAGGACTGGTCCAAGGTTACCATAGAAACTGACCCTTGTGTTGGGGTCACCAGAAAAGCATTGTCAGGTgtattggaaaaaataaaagcagacgTCAACAGACTCTCCAAAGCTG AACTTCGGAGAATTGAGAAATATGCAG TGGATGTCAACTTCAGTGCAAAAACAGCTCAccccttcctgtctgtctcagAGGACAGAAAGCAGGTGAAGCATGTTGACAAGCTTCAGGAAGTACCGGATCACCCGAAGAGATTCGACCGTGTGGCAAACGTGCTGGCCAAAGAAAGCTTCAGCAGTGGGAGGAGctactgggaggtggaggttGGCGAAAAGATTGAATGGCACCTGGGTGTTGCCAGGCAGTCCATAAACAGGAAGGGCAAGTTCACTGTGTGCCCTGCAAACGGTTTTTGGACTTTAAGCCTGAGGACTGGAAGCCAGTTCATTGCCAACACCTCTCCCGTCACCTCAGTGGTTGTAGATCACCGACCCAAGAGGGTGGGAGTGTTTCTGGATTACTCAGAAGGCCGGGTGTCCTTCTACTGTGCAGAATCTGGAGTCCACATTCACACTTTCACAGATACCTTCACTGACAGGCTTCATCCTTTTTTCAGTCCCGGTCGCCTGCATGGTGGCAAAAATGCATCTCCCTTAACCATCAGTTCTAATTTTTGCAGCATCTGA
- the LOC110965877 gene encoding GTPase IMAP family member 4 isoform X1, whose translation MELVLLTVVSSIYLKKVICNMKIKCASKCIFAASSTELRLMVVGSSGPSQFLLTNAILGRQEFPKDVTSISGSMKSTGELAGRRVVVINAPNIYDKDISQAKRKMELRRSKCLCIPGPHAFLVAFDMEDISLNDFNTARLMKERFGRQCLRHSMVLLAYEGNLEGAALEDRVRKRDWYLRELIEKYSGRFHIFMKNWRDRSQERELLQKIEWMVASLAGACFSSTTFQKAEDSVMKEEKRLRKQKAAEIEKAWDEMEKQYVEEDLFFQKDAYTANISAEIRAKAEIDNSWVRTSLARGLGTGFVVGAVLGALVGSIEGPGGMVLYGFIGGAVGGSGGGTAQVAIDHIENRVAPPARLNFNSIFINRFFAAPRT comes from the coding sequence ATGGAGCTGGTATTGTTGACAGTTGTCAGTAGCATCTACCTAAAAAAAGTCATAtgtaatatgaaaataaaatgtgcctCTAAATGCATTTTCGCAGCATCTTCTACAGAACTGAGGCTCATGGTGGTCGGTAGCAGCGGACCCTCGCAGTTCCTACTAACCAATGCCATACTTGGAAGACAGGAGTTTCCCAAAGATGTCACCAGCATTTCTGGCAGCATGAAGAGCACTGGAGAGCTGGCTGGTAGACGAGTGGTGGTGATCAATGCACCAAACATCTATGACAAGGATATATCTCAGGCCAAGAGGAAGATGGAGCTGAGAAGGTCTAAGTGCTTGTGCATTCCTGGTCCACATGCCTTTCTGGTTGCTTTTGATATGGAGGATATCTCCCTGAACGACTTTAACACCGCTCGACTGATGAAGGAACGCTTTGGGAGGCAGTGCCTTCGACACTCCATGGTTCTACTGGCCTATGAAGGTAATCTGGAGGGAGCTGCCCTTGAAGACAGAGTGCGGAAGAGAGACTGGTATCTGAGAGAACTCATCGAGAAGTACAGCGGGCGCTTTCACATCTTCATGAAGAACTGGAGAGACCGAAGCCAGGAGAGAGAGCTGCTGCAGAAGATAGAGTGGATGGTTGCCTCTTTAGCGGGGGCCTGCTTCTCCAGCACCACTTTCCAGAAGGCAGAGGACAGCGTGATGAAGGAGGAAAAGCGGCTCAGGAAGCAGAAGGCAGCAGAGATAGAGAAGGCATGGGATGAGATGGAAAAGCAATACGTGGAGGAGGATCTGTTTTTCCAGAAGGATGCCTATACTGCCAATATCAGCGCAGAGATCCGAGCCAAGGCAGAGATCGACAACAGTTGGGTCAGAACTTCCCTGGCAAGAGGACTGGGGACTGGTTTCGTTGTGGGGGCGGTTCTGGGTGCACTGGTTGGGTCTATAGAAGGACCGGGAGGGATGGTTCTTTATGGTTTTATTGGGGGTGCAGTGGGTGGATCAGGAGGGGGAACCGCACAGGTGGCAATAGACCACATAGAGAATAGAGTGGCTCCACCTGCCAGACTCAACTTCAACTCCATCTTCATCAATCGCTTCTTTGCAGCTCCTCGGACATGA
- the btr02 gene encoding bloodthirsty-related gene family, member 2 isoform X2 translates to MAATIGLLPEKHFLCSLCREIFINPVTIPCGHSFCLSCLSHYWTRHQSKYCPHCRRVFADKPDLSVNHILADVSENYRQIRPQKPPDEEMVIDVEQMIQERLQKIERLKYSLELQRSSYLREVRESQKVFSALVNAMEKSHKAVVAVIEDKQREEEKRVETLMKEIEQEIEELRKEMSGPDPLISVNGDQSDDTKQISTLSEMKDWSKVTIETDPCVGVTRKALSGVLEKIKADVNRLSKAELRRIEKYAVDVNFSAKTAHPFLSVSEDRKQVKHVDKLQEVPDHPKRFDRVANVLAKESFSSGRSYWEVEVGEKIEWHLGVARQSINRKGKFTVCPANGFWTLSLRTGSQFIANTSPVTSVVVDHRPKRVGVFLDYSEGRVSFYCAESGVHIHTFTDTFTDRLHPFFSPGRLHGGKNASPLTISSNFCSI, encoded by the exons ATGGCTGCTACCATCGGCCTCCTccctgagaagcactttttgtGCTCTCTGTGTCGAGAGATCTTCATCAACCCAGTGACCATACCATGCGGACACAGCTTCTGTTTGTCGTGCCTCAGCCACTACTGGACACGACACCAGTCCAAATACTGCCCTCACTGTAGGAGAGTGTTTGCTGACAAGCCTGACCTCAGTGTCAACCACATTCTGGCAGATGTCTCTGAGAACTATAGACAGATCCGACCGCAGAAACCACCAGATGAGGAAATG GTTATAGATGTTGAGCAAATGATTCAGGAAAGGCTACAGAAGATAGAAAGACTGAAATACTCTCTTGAGCTTCAGAGG AGTTCCTACCTCAGAGAGGTACGAGAGAGTCAGAAGGTCTTCTCTGCCCTCGTAAATGCTATGGAGAAGAGTCACAAAGCGGTTGTTGCTGTGATTGAGgacaaacagagagaggaggagaagagagtGGAAACACTGATGAAAGAGATCGAACAGGAGATCGAGGAGCTGAGGAAGGAAATGAGTGGACCTGATCCTCTGATTTCTGTAAACGGCGATCAAAGTGACGACACAAAGCAGATATCCACG CTCTCTGAGATGAAGGACTGGTCCAAGGTTACCATAGAAACTGACCCTTGTGTTGGGGTCACCAGAAAAGCATTGTCAGGTgtattggaaaaaataaaagcagacgTCAACAGACTCTCCAAAGCTG AACTTCGGAGAATTGAGAAATATGCAG TGGATGTCAACTTCAGTGCAAAAACAGCTCAccccttcctgtctgtctcagAGGACAGAAAGCAGGTGAAGCATGTTGACAAGCTTCAGGAAGTACCGGATCACCCGAAGAGATTCGACCGTGTGGCAAACGTGCTGGCCAAAGAAAGCTTCAGCAGTGGGAGGAGctactgggaggtggaggttGGCGAAAAGATTGAATGGCACCTGGGTGTTGCCAGGCAGTCCATAAACAGGAAGGGCAAGTTCACTGTGTGCCCTGCAAACGGTTTTTGGACTTTAAGCCTGAGGACTGGAAGCCAGTTCATTGCCAACACCTCTCCCGTCACCTCAGTGGTTGTAGATCACCGACCCAAGAGGGTGGGAGTGTTTCTGGATTACTCAGAAGGCCGGGTGTCCTTCTACTGTGCAGAATCTGGAGTCCACATTCACACTTTCACAGATACCTTCACTGACAGGCTTCATCCTTTTTTCAGTCCCGGTCGCCTGCATGGTGGCAAAAATGCATCTCCCTTAACCATCAGTTCTAATTTTTGCAGCATCTGA